The following are encoded together in the Deinococcus soli (ex Cha et al. 2016) genome:
- a CDS encoding S49 family peptidase: MKRNLHFLAHALQAGQLWATGQPILDELHARVMNPQGHGLGAEDLTEQPVALTQRVPLVRGNGKSVALVTFHGVVISRVPAWAEGYGYVNPQRFAAEIRKLADDATVSTIVLSMDSPGGTVAGTVEAGDAVAYARTKKRVVAVTNDMAASAAYWVASQANEIVVTPTAITGSIGVISTHADYTKMMNTWGIVVTYVRSAAKKALGQPYEPFSAEAQAEWQQMVDAMYAQFIQAVARGRRKARAVVAEQWGSGEVWTGQAAVTAGLADRVGSLTAVLGELTGATPTPTPEPPPPDPEDDPEDDDPDAHAAPPPTADGDPDTPDAEQTTSPTDDPPATPEAGSSITPQPAPNAQEASMNIAAISAKLAAGETLSAEERAFLDDHLAAQSAAAAGAGQPTAKVDLSALTPEARAAVEEAQRSADAANARAERAENTANAERDQRLNREFRERALQLGQPAAFGATLRSASEKMTKEEYASLEQSLNATGAQLELIGERGSSKDNKASGNVQADYESRVQAVMKEDPKLTRAQAGQKVMRDDPTFAARYHGGR, translated from the coding sequence TTGAAACGAAACCTGCACTTCCTCGCCCACGCTCTCCAGGCCGGTCAACTCTGGGCGACTGGGCAGCCGATCCTGGACGAGCTGCACGCCCGCGTGATGAACCCCCAGGGGCACGGCCTTGGCGCGGAGGACCTCACCGAGCAACCGGTCGCGCTGACGCAGCGCGTCCCGCTCGTGCGGGGCAACGGCAAGAGCGTCGCCCTCGTGACTTTCCACGGCGTCGTGATCAGTCGCGTGCCCGCCTGGGCGGAAGGCTACGGGTACGTCAATCCGCAGCGCTTCGCCGCGGAGATCCGCAAGCTGGCCGACGACGCCACCGTCAGCACCATCGTGTTGTCCATGGACAGCCCGGGCGGCACGGTCGCTGGCACTGTCGAAGCGGGGGACGCCGTGGCGTACGCCCGCACGAAGAAACGCGTGGTGGCCGTCACCAACGACATGGCCGCGAGCGCCGCGTACTGGGTGGCGTCCCAGGCCAACGAGATTGTCGTGACGCCCACCGCGATCACCGGCAGCATCGGCGTGATCAGCACCCATGCGGACTACACGAAGATGATGAACACCTGGGGCATCGTCGTCACGTACGTCCGCAGCGCCGCGAAGAAAGCCCTCGGGCAGCCATACGAGCCGTTCAGCGCCGAGGCTCAGGCCGAGTGGCAGCAGATGGTTGACGCGATGTACGCCCAGTTCATCCAGGCGGTCGCCCGCGGCCGCCGCAAGGCCCGCGCGGTCGTCGCCGAGCAGTGGGGCAGCGGCGAGGTCTGGACCGGGCAGGCTGCCGTTACGGCAGGCCTCGCTGACCGGGTGGGGAGCCTCACCGCCGTGCTGGGCGAACTTACCGGCGCCACGCCCACCCCCACGCCTGAGCCGCCCCCGCCGGATCCTGAAGACGATCCGGAGGACGACGACCCGGATGCCCACGCTGCCCCTCCTCCCACTGCCGACGGCGACCCGGACACCCCGGACGCTGAGCAGACCACCAGCCCCACAGACGACCCGCCTGCCACCCCGGAGGCGGGTTCGTCCATCACCCCTCAGCCCGCGCCGAACGCGCAGGAGGCCTCCATGAACATCGCCGCCATTTCCGCGAAGCTCGCCGCTGGCGAGACCCTCAGCGCCGAGGAACGTGCGTTCCTCGACGATCACCTCGCCGCCCAGAGTGCCGCCGCAGCGGGAGCGGGCCAGCCCACCGCGAAGGTGGACCTGAGCGCCCTGACACCCGAAGCCCGCGCCGCCGTGGAAGAAGCGCAGCGCTCGGCGGACGCCGCCAACGCCCGCGCCGAACGCGCCGAGAACACCGCGAACGCGGAACGCGACCAGCGTCTCAACCGCGAGTTCCGCGAACGCGCCCTGCAACTTGGCCAGCCCGCCGCGTTCGGCGCGACCCTGCGCTCCGCCAGCGAGAAGATGACCAAGGAGGAGTACGCCTCCCTGGAGCAGAGCCTGAACGCCACCGGCGCGCAACTGGAACTGATCGGCGAGCGCGGCAGCAGCAAGGACAACAAGGCCAGCGGCAACGTGCAGGCGGACTACGAAAGCCGCGTGCAGGCCGTCATGAAGGAAGACCCGAAGCTCACGCGTGCGCAGGCAGGCCAGAAGGTCATGCGGGACGATCCCACCTTCGCCGCCCGGTACCACGGCGGCCGCTGA
- a CDS encoding DinB family protein, with translation MSSTLLSDQPGFTPMIARLLGMMAYTRETTLEAVQGFTVEELDLIPDGHANSAGMLLAHMAAVERIYQLISDDHPDPDGALEAHYWPGLNLGEQGRAEIRGRPLRHYLEELALVRAGTLELLGARDDAWLDEPLPFWGGTGNRHFMWFHVFEDEINHRGQIGILRRHMPGFQGLGLMGAWLEPLQGGRGVRCRTVHPGSPAEEAGLESGDVIVAVDGVDVRDAYFHELRLSAAPGVRSTFTVQRGAETADLTVTRAARPT, from the coding sequence ATGTCCTCCACGCTGCTCAGTGACCAGCCCGGGTTCACGCCCATGATCGCCCGTCTGCTGGGGATGATGGCGTACACGCGCGAGACGACGTTGGAGGCCGTGCAGGGCTTCACCGTGGAGGAACTTGACCTGATCCCCGATGGGCATGCCAACAGTGCGGGGATGCTGCTGGCGCACATGGCGGCAGTGGAACGCATCTACCAGCTCATCAGCGATGACCACCCGGATCCGGACGGTGCGCTGGAAGCGCACTACTGGCCCGGTCTGAATCTTGGGGAGCAGGGCCGCGCGGAGATCCGGGGGCGTCCCCTGCGGCACTATTTGGAGGAGTTGGCCCTCGTGCGGGCTGGGACGCTTGAGTTGCTGGGGGCGCGGGATGACGCGTGGTTGGATGAACCGCTGCCTTTCTGGGGCGGCACGGGTAACCGGCACTTCATGTGGTTCCACGTTTTCGAGGATGAGATCAACCACCGGGGGCAAATAGGGATCTTGCGGCGGCACATGCCGGGCTTTCAGGGCCTGGGTTTGATGGGTGCATGGCTGGAACCACTGCAGGGGGGGCGGGGGGTGCGTTGCCGCACGGTGCACCCCGGCAGCCCAGCGGAAGAGGCGGGTCTGGAGTCCGGGGATGTGATCGTGGCTGTGGATGGGGTGGACGTCCGGGACGCTTACTTCCACGAGTTGCGGTTGAGCGCTGCGCCTGGTGTGCGGAGCACTTTTACTGTGCAGCGCGGTGCTGAGACGGCTGATCTGACGGTGACGCGGGCGGCGCGGCCTACTTGA
- a CDS encoding tyrosine-type recombinase/integrase → MPASPTRKRARHNGEGSLRKRPDGTWEARYTLGRDANGKQVRKSVYGRTRAEAADKLKTALNTHAPLTGQTDITLADYMARVATQRVGHVSARTSEIDQHWIKYTRAHPTGQVQLQKIRVAHLEDLYRHLATEKSRSVVMHVRTFINMTLKQAVKHDLIISHPGVAADLPRMEKPKVAQVITADEVATLLEEAQKGTGRWYPLIFFAVTLGLRHGEILGLQWQDVNLDAGELQVRRAISTDAKGAPRVTKPKTKSSARTLYLSEDHIALLQSIQRQQQEAGVRTALIFCTHDGQPLRQGNVRREFLTLLSRCGLPHLRIHDLRHTFATHLIGSGFDPKTVGDLMGHSDPRMTLEIYTHAQENLKKRAALQAAQIGKPGAGSKST, encoded by the coding sequence ATGCCCGCCTCCCCCACCCGCAAACGCGCCCGCCACAATGGTGAAGGCAGCCTCCGCAAACGCCCCGACGGCACCTGGGAGGCCCGCTACACCCTCGGCCGGGACGCCAACGGCAAGCAGGTCCGCAAGTCCGTGTACGGCCGCACCCGCGCCGAAGCGGCCGACAAGCTCAAGACGGCCCTCAACACCCACGCGCCCCTCACCGGGCAGACCGACATCACCCTGGCGGACTACATGGCCCGCGTCGCCACCCAGCGCGTCGGCCACGTCAGCGCCCGCACCAGCGAAATCGACCAGCACTGGATCAAGTACACCCGCGCCCACCCCACCGGCCAGGTCCAACTCCAGAAGATCCGCGTCGCGCACCTCGAAGACCTGTACCGCCACCTCGCGACCGAGAAGAGCCGCAGCGTCGTCATGCACGTCCGCACGTTCATCAACATGACCCTCAAACAGGCCGTCAAGCACGACCTGATCATCAGTCACCCCGGCGTGGCCGCCGACCTGCCCCGCATGGAGAAACCCAAAGTCGCCCAGGTCATCACGGCTGACGAGGTCGCCACGCTCCTCGAAGAAGCCCAGAAAGGCACCGGCCGGTGGTACCCGCTGATCTTCTTCGCCGTGACACTCGGCCTGCGCCACGGCGAGATCCTGGGCCTCCAGTGGCAGGACGTGAACCTCGACGCCGGAGAGTTGCAAGTCCGCCGGGCGATCAGCACCGACGCCAAGGGCGCCCCCCGCGTCACGAAACCCAAAACGAAAAGCAGTGCCCGCACCCTCTACCTCAGCGAGGACCACATCGCCCTCCTGCAGAGCATCCAGCGTCAACAGCAGGAAGCGGGCGTCCGCACCGCCCTGATCTTCTGCACCCATGACGGCCAGCCCCTCCGGCAAGGCAACGTCCGCCGGGAGTTCCTGACCCTCCTCAGCCGCTGCGGTCTCCCCCATCTCCGCATTCACGATCTGCGCCACACCTTCGCCACCCACCTGATCGGCAGCGGCTTCGACCCGAAAACCGTCGGGGACCTGATGGGCCACAGCGACCCCCGCATGACGCTCGAGATCTACACCCACGCGCAGGAGAACCTGAAGAAACGCGCGGCCCTTCAAGCGGCCCAGATCGGGAAGCCAGGGGCCGGTTCAAAAAGCACGTAG
- the nusA gene encoding transcription termination factor NusA: MTQPEFNFADALREVAQARNINEMQLIEAFEQSLAQAYTRNVEPEKRIEVHLDPQSGELEVLIVREVVEKVEDEHLQISLADALELDPGVEVGMEMEFPVDREKFSRIALQAAKQTLTQKMRETERNVVFNEYKDREGQVLTAQVVRSDNKGNWFVELGAGEAILPPREQIPGEKLTPGNRVKIYLKEVRKTPKGPTILASRADERLLDYLLKQEIPEVANGIVEVKAIAREAGQRSKVAVFSHNSNVDPIGACIGHRGNRIQAVTGELGRERVDVILWDANTRDFIRNALSPAKVGLIEAQPDRREATVTVTPDQLSLAIGKGGQNVRLAAKLTGFKIDLRETAAISDLDAAMQQAMQDEQDGRDPGSAQSAFDALFKDSKSVATASPDDEQE, from the coding sequence ATGACCCAGCCGGAATTCAACTTTGCCGACGCGCTGCGTGAAGTGGCGCAGGCCCGCAACATCAACGAGATGCAGCTGATCGAGGCGTTCGAGCAGTCCCTCGCCCAGGCGTACACCCGCAACGTGGAACCCGAGAAGCGCATCGAGGTGCACCTCGACCCGCAGAGCGGCGAGCTGGAAGTGCTCATCGTGCGTGAGGTCGTCGAGAAGGTCGAGGACGAGCACCTGCAGATCTCCCTGGCCGACGCGCTGGAACTCGACCCCGGCGTGGAAGTCGGCATGGAGATGGAGTTCCCCGTCGACCGTGAGAAGTTCAGCCGCATCGCCCTGCAGGCCGCCAAGCAGACCCTGACGCAGAAGATGCGCGAAACGGAACGCAACGTGGTCTTCAACGAGTACAAGGACCGCGAGGGCCAGGTGCTCACCGCGCAGGTGGTGCGCAGCGACAACAAGGGCAACTGGTTCGTGGAACTCGGCGCGGGCGAGGCGATCCTGCCGCCCCGCGAGCAGATTCCCGGCGAGAAGCTCACGCCGGGCAACCGCGTGAAGATCTACCTCAAGGAAGTCCGCAAGACCCCCAAGGGCCCCACGATCCTCGCCAGCCGCGCCGACGAGCGCCTCCTGGATTACCTCCTGAAGCAGGAGATTCCCGAAGTCGCCAACGGCATCGTGGAGGTCAAGGCCATCGCCCGTGAAGCCGGTCAGCGCAGCAAGGTCGCCGTGTTCTCCCACAACAGCAACGTCGACCCGATCGGCGCGTGCATCGGGCACCGCGGCAACCGCATCCAGGCCGTCACCGGCGAACTGGGCCGCGAGCGCGTGGACGTGATCCTCTGGGACGCGAACACCCGCGACTTCATCCGCAACGCCCTCTCGCCCGCCAAGGTGGGCCTGATTGAGGCGCAGCCCGACCGCCGCGAGGCGACCGTGACCGTCACGCCCGATCAGCTGTCCCTGGCGATCGGCAAGGGCGGGCAGAACGTGCGCCTGGCGGCGAAACTGACCGGTTTCAAGATCGACCTGCGGGAAACCGCCGCGATCAGCGACCTGGACGCCGCGATGCAGCAGGCCATGCAGGACGAGCAGGACGGCCGCGACCCGGGCAGCGCCCAGTCGGCGTTCGACGCGCTGTTCAAGGACAGCAAGTCAGTCGCGACCGCCAGCCCGGACGACGAGCAGGAGTAA
- a CDS encoding phage portal protein family protein, translating into MTQSTPNTVDLGILGSGGAGSNWRRDFLPEEGVYASQLYQEMRDTDPIIGAVFLALEAMFRQVEWQEVPADDSPEAVAWALFLKECRDDMSHTWPSFAADVLTMFVHGWSYFEVVYKIRRGPDQVDARYRSAHNDGRVGWRKFALRPQRTLSRWEYDGDGGIQGMWQNTRTGLVFLPIQRCLHFRTTEAGGHPEGRSFLVNARRAYRFQSRLEEFEAVGVERDLAGLPLVEVPVELLSPTATPAQKATLQVIEQVAAGVRNDERAFVLMPSSQYVVQDVDEKTGTTRTQAMPTGYKFSLITSGGSRAHDTDKIIKRYSQRIATSFLASFLLLGGSEGKGAQALSGDLTDLFEQAGTGFLDGMTAVINRFGVGNLMRLNGVPPQLWPTLQHGGLSEAAFTAFLDRVNEAVKSGSITSDENLETSLRQKLGLPERADTARQEDATP; encoded by the coding sequence ATGACCCAATCCACACCCAACACCGTCGACCTCGGCATCCTGGGCAGCGGCGGCGCGGGCAGCAACTGGCGCCGCGACTTCCTCCCCGAAGAAGGCGTGTACGCGTCGCAGTTGTACCAGGAGATGCGCGACACCGACCCGATCATCGGCGCGGTGTTCCTCGCGCTGGAAGCCATGTTCCGGCAGGTGGAGTGGCAGGAAGTCCCCGCCGACGACAGCCCGGAAGCCGTGGCGTGGGCGCTGTTCCTGAAGGAATGCCGGGACGACATGAGCCACACCTGGCCCAGCTTCGCCGCGGACGTCCTCACGATGTTCGTGCACGGCTGGAGTTACTTCGAAGTCGTGTACAAGATCCGGCGCGGCCCCGACCAGGTGGACGCCCGGTACCGCAGCGCCCACAACGATGGCCGCGTTGGGTGGCGGAAGTTCGCACTCAGGCCCCAGCGGACCCTCTCCCGCTGGGAGTACGACGGGGACGGCGGCATCCAGGGCATGTGGCAGAACACACGCACCGGCCTGGTGTTCCTCCCCATCCAGCGGTGCCTGCACTTCCGCACGACCGAAGCAGGCGGCCACCCGGAGGGCCGCAGCTTCCTCGTGAACGCCCGCCGCGCCTACAGGTTCCAGTCCCGCCTGGAAGAGTTCGAGGCGGTGGGCGTCGAGCGGGACCTGGCGGGCCTGCCGCTGGTCGAAGTGCCCGTCGAGCTGCTCAGTCCCACCGCGACGCCCGCGCAGAAGGCCACGTTGCAGGTGATCGAGCAGGTGGCGGCCGGCGTGCGGAACGACGAGCGCGCGTTCGTGCTGATGCCCAGCAGTCAGTACGTCGTGCAGGACGTGGACGAGAAGACCGGCACGACCCGCACGCAGGCCATGCCCACCGGGTACAAGTTCAGCCTGATCACGTCCGGCGGCAGCCGCGCGCACGACACGGACAAGATCATCAAGCGCTACAGCCAGCGGATCGCCACGTCCTTCCTGGCCAGCTTCCTGCTGCTGGGCGGCAGCGAAGGCAAGGGCGCGCAGGCCCTCAGTGGGGACCTGACGGACCTGTTCGAACAGGCCGGGACCGGGTTCCTGGACGGCATGACAGCGGTGATCAACCGCTTCGGTGTCGGGAACCTCATGCGTCTCAACGGCGTGCCGCCCCAACTGTGGCCGACCCTCCAGCACGGCGGGCTGAGCGAAGCGGCCTTCACCGCCTTCCTCGACCGCGTGAACGAAGCCGTCAAGTCCGGGTCCATCACCTCCGACGAGAACCTCGAAACCTCACTCCGGCAGAAACTCGGCCTGCCGGAACGCGCCGACACCGCCAGGCAGGAGGACGCCACCCCATGA
- the rimP gene encoding ribosome maturation factor RimP, translating into MNNNDNNLMQLASGALEPLGFEVLEVQVQNMGGQPIVLVRIDRLDEQPVTVDDLARASRAAEAEFDRVDPIAGEYRLEFESPGGKRPLLRARHFERMLGLKVRVRGDGHSFTAPLTGVDGDRVTFTVNGEPVTLTAGTFQANLAEFPDRHR; encoded by the coding sequence ATGAATAACAACGACAACAATTTGATGCAACTCGCCAGTGGCGCCCTGGAGCCCCTGGGGTTCGAGGTTCTGGAAGTGCAGGTGCAGAACATGGGCGGCCAGCCGATCGTGCTGGTGCGCATCGACCGCCTCGACGAGCAGCCGGTCACGGTGGACGATCTGGCGCGCGCCAGCCGCGCGGCGGAAGCCGAATTCGACCGGGTCGACCCGATTGCTGGGGAGTACCGTCTGGAGTTCGAATCCCCGGGCGGGAAGCGCCCCCTGCTGCGCGCGCGGCACTTCGAGCGCATGCTGGGCCTGAAGGTCCGCGTGCGTGGCGACGGGCACTCGTTCACCGCGCCCCTGACCGGCGTGGACGGCGACCGCGTGACGTTCACCGTGAACGGCGAGCCGGTCACCCTGACCGCCGGAACGTTCCAGGCGAACCTCGCCGAGTTCCCCGACCGTCACCGGTAA
- a CDS encoding YlxR family protein, whose translation MTAAPSPTPTPKTGHVPERTCVACRRRRAQGEFLRLSRDADGRWRVQEGPRTGRGAYICADSPACWAEKRLRRAFGAQAPAVSQTLLNRSTDLPRA comes from the coding sequence TTGACCGCCGCCCCCTCCCCCACTCCCACGCCGAAGACCGGGCACGTACCCGAGCGGACGTGCGTGGCCTGCCGCCGCCGCCGCGCGCAGGGCGAGTTCCTTCGCCTGAGCCGCGACGCGGACGGCCGCTGGCGGGTGCAGGAGGGGCCGCGCACGGGCCGGGGCGCGTACATCTGCGCCGACAGTCCCGCGTGCTGGGCGGAGAAGCGACTGCGCCGCGCGTTCGGAGCGCAGGCTCCGGCCGTCTCGCAGACGCTCCTGAACCGATCCACTGATTTACCCCGCGCGTAA
- a CDS encoding IS630 family transposase (programmed frameshift), whose protein sequence is MAEWHPSKYSRAQLEERRLAATPWLQGGQHSQQAIADHFGVSVHTVSNWKKRLKRTGSLQATVTTGRPSRLTAAQLEQVRTLLREGALHHGFPDPTWSTRRVADLIGRHFDVWYHPDHVRRMLRQLGFTPQMPDGRAAERNELRIASWKEQVAPELEKKVAQGATLVYLDEVGFSLKGVRRRTWSTRGVTPLVILPANWEKLSTIGAITSDGRFFQHTKPGAIRSGDVTRFFQHLLRHVQGKIVVVLDNAGIHRAKATQAFVERHERLSLVFLPPYAPELNPIELVWAYVKRNVLGNFCARSVGMLKAKLTTAWQRVRYIDLPQHLMDSNLCRYQ, encoded by the exons GTGGCCGAATGGCATCCATCCAAATACTCCCGGGCGCAGCTGGAGGAACGTCGACTGGCGGCGACCCCCTGGCTTCAAGGGGGCCAGCATTCACAGCAGGCGATTGCCGATCACTTCGGCGTGTCCGTACACACCGTCAGTAACTGGAAGAAACGTCTGAAGCGCACCGGCAGTCTCCAGGCAACGGTGACGACAGGACGCCCCTCGCGACTCACCGCCGCCCAGCTTGAACAGGTCCGCACCCTCCTGCGGGAGGGTGCGCTGCACCATGGCTTCCCTGACCCGACCTGGAGCACCAGACGAGTCGCAGACCTGATCGGGCGGCACTTCGACGTGTGGTACCACCCCGATCACGTCCGGAGAATGCTTCGGCAGCTGGGGTTTACGCCCCAGATGCCGGATGGACGGGCAGCAGAACGCAATGAACTCCGGATCGCGTCCTGGAAAGAACAGGTGGCTCCGGAGTTG GAAAAAAAGGTCGCGCAGGGCGCCACCCTGGTGTACCTGGATGAGGTTGGCTTCTCGCTGAAAGGCGTGCGAAGACGAACGTGGTCGACCAGGGGCGTGACGCCCCTGGTCATACTCCCGGCCAACTGGGAAAAACTCTCGACGATCGGGGCGATCACTTCGGACGGTCGATTCTTCCAGCACACGAAGCCTGGGGCGATCCGGAGTGGGGACGTCACCCGGTTCTTCCAGCATCTGTTGCGCCATGTGCAGGGGAAGATCGTGGTGGTGCTGGACAACGCGGGCATTCACCGAGCGAAGGCAACCCAGGCGTTCGTGGAGCGCCACGAACGCCTGTCGCTGGTGTTTTTGCCGCCGTACGCTCCGGAATTGAATCCGATCGAGCTGGTGTGGGCGTACGTGAAGCGGAATGTGCTGGGGAACTTCTGTGCCCGCTCAGTGGGCATGCTGAAAGCGAAGCTGACGACGGCTTGGCAACGGGTTCGGTACATCGACCTGCCTCAGCATTTGATGGACTCAAACTTATGCCGTTATCAATAA
- a CDS encoding RusA family crossover junction endodeoxyribonuclease, which translates to MGAEVHTYLGTLDGGALLFALPWGPSINHYWRHVLKPCKPKNPGAPPYYVKLLMSEEGRMYRRNVRTSLDTYRAHAPFVTPPGARLAVHLTLCAPTRRSYDVDNHVKACLDALTHCGVWADDSLIDELRVTRGPVTSGGQVHVTITPLTVTLFEVQP; encoded by the coding sequence TTGGGCGCTGAGGTGCACACCTACCTCGGCACTCTGGACGGCGGCGCCTTGCTGTTCGCGCTCCCCTGGGGCCCCAGCATCAACCACTACTGGCGGCACGTCCTCAAGCCTTGCAAGCCCAAGAATCCCGGTGCGCCGCCCTACTACGTCAAGCTCCTGATGAGCGAGGAGGGCCGCATGTACCGCCGGAACGTCCGCACCTCCCTGGACACCTACCGCGCGCACGCCCCCTTCGTGACCCCACCCGGCGCCCGCCTGGCCGTGCACCTCACCTTGTGCGCCCCCACCCGACGGTCCTACGACGTGGACAACCACGTCAAGGCGTGCCTGGACGCCCTCACCCACTGCGGCGTCTGGGCCGACGACAGCCTCATCGACGAGCTGCGCGTCACGCGCGGCCCGGTCACCAGCGGCGGGCAGGTGCACGTCACCATCACGCCCCTCACCGTCACCCTCTTCGAGGTCCAACCATGA
- a CDS encoding IS4 family transposase produces the protein MLLAVLQAESTLHRKIALHLPRAATLESKTRTVARVFHDAQLTPQDVCDVLLPLLPDGKLTLIMDRTTWHYGQTPLNILVLGVLLGGAVIPLVWSILPHQGNSCTAARILLVARLLKVMPARRWAVLIADREFVGREWCSFLRWKRIRHCIRIRENTRIEDELVRDLFTTLQLGQVRTLFERTWVYGGWMHVVITLSPAGDRVIVASDLPVLDVLRTYRLRWAIESAFSVMKARGLNLEATHMTAPERISRLFGLLCIALAWMTRIGAQRTETCTPRQDKRGRAVVSVTRIGWQILSQAARWGGEVFCDCLRLLGMPFPTASTSVSRSVRC, from the coding sequence GTGCTCCTGGCCGTGCTCCAGGCCGAGTCCACACTCCACCGCAAGATCGCGCTTCATCTGCCCAGAGCAGCCACGCTGGAATCAAAAACCCGGACGGTGGCCCGCGTGTTTCACGACGCTCAGCTCACGCCGCAGGACGTCTGTGACGTCTTGCTTCCCTTGCTGCCCGACGGCAAGCTCACCCTGATCATGGACCGCACCACGTGGCATTACGGTCAGACGCCGCTGAACATCCTCGTCTTGGGCGTTCTGCTTGGGGGCGCGGTGATTCCCCTCGTCTGGTCGATCCTGCCGCATCAAGGCAACAGCTGCACTGCTGCCCGGATCCTCCTGGTTGCCCGGCTCCTCAAGGTGATGCCAGCTCGCCGCTGGGCCGTGTTGATCGCAGACCGGGAGTTCGTGGGGCGCGAGTGGTGCTCGTTCCTGCGCTGGAAACGCATCCGGCACTGTATCCGCATCCGGGAGAACACCAGAATCGAGGATGAACTGGTGCGAGACCTGTTCACGACGCTGCAACTGGGACAGGTGCGCACCCTGTTCGAGCGGACGTGGGTCTATGGGGGCTGGATGCACGTGGTCATCACCCTATCCCCCGCAGGGGACAGGGTGATCGTGGCCTCAGATTTGCCCGTGCTGGACGTATTACGGACCTATCGGCTCAGGTGGGCGATTGAATCGGCGTTTTCCGTGATGAAAGCTCGCGGGCTGAATCTGGAGGCCACGCACATGACGGCTCCAGAGCGCATCTCTCGGCTCTTTGGCCTGTTGTGTATCGCGCTGGCCTGGATGACGCGGATCGGCGCGCAGCGGACAGAGACCTGCACCCCTCGGCAGGACAAGCGTGGGCGAGCGGTCGTGAGCGTGACGCGGATCGGGTGGCAGATCCTGAGTCAAGCGGCACGGTGGGGCGGCGAGGTCTTCTGTGACTGTCTGCGGCTCCTCGGAATGCCGTTCCCAACCGCCAGCACGTCAGTTTCCCGAAGTGTCAGGTGCTGA